A stretch of the Pelodiscus sinensis isolate JC-2024 chromosome 8, ASM4963464v1, whole genome shotgun sequence genome encodes the following:
- the ATOH7 gene encoding transcription factor ATOH7: MKSSKSNVDSGELDTHCKGGTGCVAKYGSERMESAAKRRLAANARERRRMQGLNTAFDRLRKVVPQWGQDKKLSKYETLQMALSYIMALTRILAEAERYSTEKDWINLHCEHFHQESYHTYMEQKMEIENDPYAQRIFSYPPDHFQITN, encoded by the coding sequence ATGAAATCTTCTAAATCAAATGTGGATTCTGGTGAGTTAGACACCCACTGCAAAGGTGGAACAGGCTGTGTAGCGAAATATGGCTCAGAAAGGATGGAGAGTGCTGCCAAAAGGAGACTGGCTGCTAATGCCAGGGAAAGAAGAAGAATGCAAGGACTGAACACAGCCTTCGACCGACTGAGAAAGGTGGTTCCACAGTGGGGTCAAGATAAAAAACTCTCCAAATATGAGACCCTTCAGATGGCATTAAGTTACATTATGGCTCTAACTAGGATCCTTGCTGAAGCAGAGAGATACAGCACTGAAAAGGACTGGATTAATTTACACTGTGAACACTTCCATCAGGAGAGCTACCACACGTATATGGAACAGAAAATGGAAATTGAGAATGACCCTTACGCACAAAGAATATTCAGTTATCCACCTGACCATTTTCAAATAACTAATTAG